The DNA segment CTTCCTGGCCGAGAGCAGCGTGTGGCACGATCGCATGGCCCAGATGTCGTCGGAAGATCGCGAGCGTTGGACGACGCTCTGGGATCCGGCGCAATACCTGCCCAGCGTGTCGATGCCGATCTTGTTCATGAACGGCACGAACGACGGAGCCTACTTTCTCGACAGCTATCAGAAGAGCTACGACCTGGTGCCGGCGCCAAAACAGATTCGTGTGACGGTGAACATGCCTCACAGTCATCCCGACGGTTGGGCGCCCCAGGAGATCGGGCTGTTCGTTGACCAGTATCTGCGCGGTAGCACTCCGCTGCCGAAGGTGGATGCTCCCCGACGTGACGGAGAGCAAGTGGTGGTCCCCTACTCGAGCGCACTTCCTCTCAAGACGGCAGAGATTCATTGGACGACCGAAAGTGGCCCGATCAATCGTCGCAAGTGGGAATCGCAGCCGGGGACGATCGAAACCGACAAGGTGACCACACCCGCGCCACCGGCGGAGGCGACCGTGTGGTTCGTCACAGTGACCGACGAACGGAAAGCGACGGTCAGCACCGAGGTGCAGTTCGCCCTAGCGCCGGCCCCCTAGAGCGCTGGATTGCCGGGAATGGTGTAGGTAATCGCCACGCCGCGCTACGCTACTCTAGCTGTTTGCGCGCATCGTGGGGCCGACCGGGGGCAAGGGGCTGGAATGCCGCGATGGCTGGACAGGGTTCCCGGTTCTGGTCAAAGTACGAATGAGCCGCCCTGCACCCCACCCTTGCGGCAGCCCACCTGTAGCAACCTTCAAGGACCCTCTCGATGCCCCTCGTGTCCGTCAACCGGCACGCCCTTGTTTTCTGCGTGCCGGCGATCTTGTTGATTGGCTTGATGTCTCATCCCGTGCTGGGGCAAAAGGTGCTTGCGCCCGGCTTCAAGGTCGAGTTGTTCTTCGGGGTGCCGGAAGTCGAACACCCCTCGGTCGTGACGTGCGACGACGCGGGCAATCTTTTCATCGGCGAGGACCCGATGGACATGCGGGGCCCCACGACCAAGGAATTCGACCGCGTGCTGTTCGTGCGCTGGAACGAGGATGGCACGGCGGAGCGAACCGTGTTCTGCGAAAATCTTTCGGCCGTGTTCGGGCTGGCATGGCTCGATGGCTGGCTATACGTCATGCACGCGCCCCACTACTCGCGATTCGCCGATACCGACGGCGACGGCAAGGCGGACGTGCGCGAGGATCTGGCCGAGGGATTCGGTCCGGCGGCGGGAATCTTCGGCTTCAACGATCACATCGTGACCGGCATCCGCTTGGGCATGGATGGCTGGATGTATGTCTCCGTCGGGGATAAGGGCATTCAGCGGGCAACCGGCAAGGATGGCTCGGCCATCACGCTCGAAGGGGGGGGCGTGGTACGCCTGCGCCCCGACGGGACACGGCTCGAGGTCTATTCTTCCGGCACGCGCAATCATCTCGACGTGGCAATGAACTCGCTCGATGAGATCTTTACCTACGACAATACCGACGATGGCCTGGGCTGGTGGACGCGATTCACGCACCACATGCAGACGGGTTACTACGGCTACCCCTTCGATTACCTGACGCGGCCCGAGCGACACTTGCCACGTATCAGCGAGCATGGGGGCGGTTCGCCGTGCGGGGCGGCCTGTTACCGAGAAGCGGTATGGCCGACGGCCTATCGCGACGCCCCCTTCTTCGCCGAGTGGGGCAAAGGCAAGGTGCAGTGCTTTCACGTTACGCGCTCGGGCGGAACCTACACGGGCGAGATCGAAGACTTCATGGTGCCAGAAGAGAACTCCACCTTCCGGCCCGTCGATCTTTGCTTCAGTCCCGATGGCCGGCACATGTACGTGGCCGACTGGAACTTCGGCGGCTGGACGAATCCGACCGTCTGTGGCCGCGTCTATCGCGTGACGTATGTGGGAGAGGGAGAGCCCTCGATAGCAGCGAATACGGTTTCTACCACCAAGGACGATCCGGCAACTTGGGTCGCGGACTTGAGCAGCGAATCTTTCGCAACTCGCTGGTCGGCGCAGCAGAAGCTGGCCAGGCAGCAAGCATCGCTCGGCGCGTTACGCGCGCTGCTGGATGATCTAAACGCGACCGGCGCGGCCAAGATCCATGCCCTCTGGGCGCTCGCCGCGGCGAAGGACCTGCACGGCAACGAGGAGGTCGTCGCGGCGATTCGTCCACGGCTCGACGATTCGCACGGCGATGTGCGGGCGCAGGCCGTCCGCGCCCTCGGCGAGTTGAACGCCCAGGAAGAGGCGTCGGCTATCGCAGCACATCTCCGCGATGCCGAGCCGCGCGTGCGGGCACAGGCCGCTATCGCGCTGGGACGGCTCGACGCGAAATCGGCGGTTTCAGCTTTGACGGAGTCGCTCGACGATCAGGACACGTTCGCGCGGTTCGCCAAGCTGCAGGCCGTGCGGCGACTGAACGACTGGGCCCAAGTGGCCGACGTCTTGCGGCAAACAGAATCGAACGACGTACGGCACTGGGGAACTCTGGCGGCCAGCGAACAATATGAACCCGGGGCCGTCGCGCTGTTGGCCGATCGCTTGCAGCATTCAGCGAGCCCCCAGGAGCGCCGTACCTGTGTCGACGCGCTGGCCGACGTCTACTTCCAGGCGGCCCCGTATCAAGAGGGCTGGTGGGGCACGCGCCCCGCGGCGCAAGCCCCGCCGCGTCCGAAGAAGCACGATTGGGTAGGTGGCCCCACCGTGTTCGCGGCGTTGGCCTCCTCGCTCGACGACACCGACGCGGGAGTGAGGGCGGCGGTCGTGCGTGCGTTTCAGATGGTGCCGGCCGCGTCGGTGCTCGCCGAACTGCGGCAGGTGGCCGAAGGGGACCCAAGCAAGGACGTCCGCAAAGTGGCCTTCGCAACGCTGGCCAAGGCAGGGGATGCCGAGTCGCTTTCGTTGTTTTTGCAGGCAGCGGAGAATGCCGACTCGACCGGTGATGTGCGAGCCGAGGCCGTGCGCGCCGTCGTCACGCTGGGTGGCGCCGGGCAGGCCGAGAAGGTCCGCGCGTTGCTGGCCAATCTCTCTGCCTCGTCGACAGCCTCGGACGAAGTCGTATCGCTGGCGCTCGATGGGCTGGCCTCGCTGGCCTCGCCCGAGACGGTCGCCATCGTCGAGGAGCGCACCAGATGCGAGCGCCCCCCGGTTCGAGCCAAGGCGCTGGCCGTGCTCGCGCAATTGCAGAAGGAAGGGGCCGCCGCACGACTGGAAGAGGCCCTGGGTGACGACGCGGTGGTCGTGCGACAGACGGCGGCACGGCAATTGGGCGAATTGGGTATTCGTACCGCGGTCGCGGCGCTGGTGAAGCTGACGAGCGATGCCGAGACGCGTTTCGACGCGGTGCTGGCCTTGGCGAAGATTGCCGATCCGTGTGCGCTCGATGTCTATCTCGATGCCCTGATCGATCGAAGCCGCGAGGTGCGCACCGAGGCACGCAAGACGCTCGTGTCGCTGCGCGATGAGGTCGCCGACGCGATTCTCGCCAAGGCGCAACGCGGCGAGCTCACGCGCCGCGCGCGCGGTGAATTGGCCGAGATCTATACCCTGCCGCGGCCGATTACCGCCTGGCACCTGGTCGGTCCCTGGAGCAAGGAGACGGGACAACCGGCCTTCGATCCAGCCTCGGCCGCGGACCTTGGAGGCGAACTCCAGATCGGCGATCAGAAGGTCGCCTGGAAGCCCGCCGTCGCCGATGCGTCGTCGGGCAAGGTCGACGTCGCCGCGACCCTGGGGGGACATGGCAGTGCCTGGTCGCTCGGCTACGCCGAATGGGAATCGGCGCGCGGTGGCAAGCATACATTTCAGGTAGGCAGCGACGATCAACTGCTCGTCTGGATCGATGGCCAGAAGGTGTTCGAGTTCAACGGCGAACGCGGCTGGTCGCCAGCGCAGCAATCGTTCGACGTCGAGCTCGAAGCGGGCGTGCATCGCATTTGGGCCCTGTGCGGCAATGGGGGCGCCCAGTGGGAGTTCAGCATGCACGTACCCTTGCGCGAAGAACGCTTCGACGTGCTCGCCACCGCCGATAGCAGCAAGCCGGATATCGGACCCTACATCGAGCACGCGATGCAGCACGAAGGAAGCGCCGAGCGTGGCAAGGCGCTGTTCCAGGATGTGAAAGGTCTGGCCTGCGTCAAGTGCCACGCGGTAGGGGGCGATGCCAAGGCGGTCCTTGCTGGCCCTGACCTGGCGGGGATCGGGGGCAAGTACGATCGACGCGAAATCATCCGCTCGGTGCTCGAACCGTCAAACCGACTGCTGTCGGGCTATGAAATGACCGTCGTCGCTACCTCGGCCGGCGAGGTGCTGCAAGGCGTGGTCAAGAGCGACACGGCCGAACGCCTCGAACTCGTGGATGTGAATGGCAAGGTACTCACCATCGCCACCGACGACATCGAGGAACGCATGCGCAGCGAGTTATCGTTGATGCCGACAGGACTCTACGAGGGGATCTCGGTCGAGGAATTTGCGGACCTCATGGCGTATTTGCGCAGCCTGAAGGAAGTGGCGCCGGCAGACGAGATGCCGTGAACAGGGTCGCAAACGCAAGAGTCTGTGGAACGACGCCCCGTTGATGGTCGCTGCGCAGCCATGCTGATTTTTGCATTCCTGACCTTTTCTTAGGAAACGTTCTGTTCGGGTTGCCCCGCCAAGTCCCTTTGGGCTACAACCCAAGGAGGGAAAACAGCATCCGCCCCGGGGAACAGGCTCGATGGAACAGGCACGGCGGCGGCGCGTGGCGATGGCGGCGATCGCCGCGGCAATCGTTCTGGTCGCAATCTTCTTGCTGGCTCGCACGACAGTCGGGCGTGCAATGGTGCGCACGTATGCGCCGTGGCTCGTGCCGGCCGAGGCGGCTCCCGCGAAAGTGGCTGAAGTGCCCTGGCCCGAGTCGGTCTTCGATTGCAAGCCGGCCCCTGTGTTGTGGGTCGAGCCGGGCACGATCGTCGATCAAGGGCCCCCGGCGGACTGGTCTCACCTGGTGATGAAGAATGACACGCGTGTCGTAGCCGGTGAGACAGGCAAGCAGGCCGAAAACTGGAACAAGCTGGCCGAAATGTTCTCGATGGCGGCGCTCGCCGACATCGGACGCAAGGAGAACGAGTTTTTTCTGGCACGTATCGGCACGGGCTGGTGCCATCCGATCGACGGTCACGACACCGTGATTTCAAGCCGCACGCAAGCCAGGCAAGGGGCC comes from the Pirellulales bacterium genome and includes:
- a CDS encoding HEAT repeat domain-containing protein, which codes for MPLVSVNRHALVFCVPAILLIGLMSHPVLGQKVLAPGFKVELFFGVPEVEHPSVVTCDDAGNLFIGEDPMDMRGPTTKEFDRVLFVRWNEDGTAERTVFCENLSAVFGLAWLDGWLYVMHAPHYSRFADTDGDGKADVREDLAEGFGPAAGIFGFNDHIVTGIRLGMDGWMYVSVGDKGIQRATGKDGSAITLEGGGVVRLRPDGTRLEVYSSGTRNHLDVAMNSLDEIFTYDNTDDGLGWWTRFTHHMQTGYYGYPFDYLTRPERHLPRISEHGGGSPCGAACYREAVWPTAYRDAPFFAEWGKGKVQCFHVTRSGGTYTGEIEDFMVPEENSTFRPVDLCFSPDGRHMYVADWNFGGWTNPTVCGRVYRVTYVGEGEPSIAANTVSTTKDDPATWVADLSSESFATRWSAQQKLARQQASLGALRALLDDLNATGAAKIHALWALAAAKDLHGNEEVVAAIRPRLDDSHGDVRAQAVRALGELNAQEEASAIAAHLRDAEPRVRAQAAIALGRLDAKSAVSALTESLDDQDTFARFAKLQAVRRLNDWAQVADVLRQTESNDVRHWGTLAASEQYEPGAVALLADRLQHSASPQERRTCVDALADVYFQAAPYQEGWWGTRPAAQAPPRPKKHDWVGGPTVFAALASSLDDTDAGVRAAVVRAFQMVPAASVLAELRQVAEGDPSKDVRKVAFATLAKAGDAESLSLFLQAAENADSTGDVRAEAVRAVVTLGGAGQAEKVRALLANLSASSTASDEVVSLALDGLASLASPETVAIVEERTRCERPPVRAKALAVLAQLQKEGAAARLEEALGDDAVVVRQTAARQLGELGIRTAVAALVKLTSDAETRFDAVLALAKIADPCALDVYLDALIDRSREVRTEARKTLVSLRDEVADAILAKAQRGELTRRARGELAEIYTLPRPITAWHLVGPWSKETGQPAFDPASAADLGGELQIGDQKVAWKPAVADASSGKVDVAATLGGHGSAWSLGYAEWESARGGKHTFQVGSDDQLLVWIDGQKVFEFNGERGWSPAQQSFDVELEAGVHRIWALCGNGGAQWEFSMHVPLREERFDVLATADSSKPDIGPYIEHAMQHEGSAERGKALFQDVKGLACVKCHAVGGDAKAVLAGPDLAGIGGKYDRREIIRSVLEPSNRLLSGYEMTVVATSAGEVLQGVVKSDTAERLELVDVNGKVLTIATDDIEERMRSELSLMPTGLYEGISVEEFADLMAYLRSLKEVAPADEMP